A single region of the Ciconia boyciana chromosome 13, ASM3463844v1, whole genome shotgun sequence genome encodes:
- the NDUFB6 gene encoding NADH dehydrogenase [ubiquinone] 1 beta subcomplex subunit 6, with amino-acid sequence MSGYSEDEKLRLQQLRALRRRWLRDQELSEREPVLPRRQLGPVAAFWERFLQPGGLWRHQVFKAYQTGGFILTRILVPAWVILYYLKYHVMKMPHGAVMSNPRIFPGDRILETGEIIPPLKEEPDVHH; translated from the exons ATGAGCGGCTACAGCGAGGACGAGAAGCTgcggctgcagcagctccgCGCCCTGCGGCGCCGCTGGCTGCGGGACCAGGAGCTGAGCGAGCGGGAGCCCGTCCTGCCGCGGCGGCAGCTGGGGCCGGTGGCCGCCTTCTGGGAGCGCTTCCTGCAGCCCGGGGGGCTCTGGCGGCACCAG GTGTTCAAGGCCTACCAGACCGGCGGCTTCATCCTGACGCGGATCCTGGTTCCCGCCTGGGTCATCCTCTACTACCTGAAGTACCACGTCATG AAAATGCCGCACGGTGCTGTTATGTCAAATCCACGGATATTCCCA GGGGACAGAATTTTAGAGACGGGAGAAATTATTCCACCCCTGAAAGAAGAACCCGATGTGCACCACTGA